The nucleotide window TTGCAGTACTTTTTTATAGTATTCTTCTGCCTTTTCGTATAGCAATTTTTTATAATAAACCGCACCCAGCCCGAGATAAATCCGTATATCTTTTGAGCCGTATTTTAATGCTTTATTATATTCAAAAATCGCTTCATTATGCATATCAGCACCGCGATATGCCTCCCCTAATTTTAGAAGGACAACCGGGTTTTTTTTCTTAATTTTTTTGGCATCAGTATAAAATGTAATTGCATAACTGTACTCGCCACGCATTAAATACTCATCACCTTTAGAGATATAGAATCTAATTTTTTCTTTTTTTGATTCTGCATATAAAAAGATGGAAAGATAGAAAGATAGAAAGATGGAAAGATAGAGAGATGGAAAGATAGAAAGATGGAAAGATAGAAAGGAAAATCTATTGCCCAACCACCTAGCCATCTTACCATCTATCCATCTATTAGAATAGTATTTTTTCATTTTAGAAATACTATTTTATCAATAAACTTTTCAAGTATTTTATCTTTGATAGCATTCGCCTTACTTCTTGTGGCAACAAGCCCTGCCTCTATACATTCTGCTGACCTGTCAAGTTCTATCATACTCACATTTTTTATATTCGGTATTATTACAAAATCGGCATTTTTTATCTGATTAGATACCAGGAATCCAGCTTGAATATTTATCGCCTGAATGAGTGTTTTCATAACATTATCTATATTAAATAATGAATAATCTACCTGTGGCCAGACAGCAATTACAAAATCGGCAGCCATTACTTTTGCGATATCAATCGGTAGATTATCAACCAACCCGCCGTCTACAAGCAGCCGATGTCGGTATTCAACCGGCTTAAAGAGACCCGGGATTATTGCAGAAGCACGCATTGCAAATGCTGCCTCGCCTTCCTTAAAAACGATTCGTTCACCAGTTTTTATATCACAGGCGATACAGGCAAACGAAATTTTTAACTCGTCAAACCTTTTTTGCCTGATATGTTTTTCCAGATATTTTTCAAGTTTTTCTGTGCTTAACAGCGATTCCGCAGTAATAAGTGTTAGCAGTTTAGTTGCTGAAAGATTTGATATTTTATTCCAGCCAATATCAGTCCCTATCCGTTCTATATCAGTTATCGCCATACCTGTCGCATAGAGCCCGCCAACAAGCGCACCGGCACTGGTACCAACAATAATATCAGTCGGTATATTATTTTCTTGAAGCACCTTTAAGACGCCGATATGACTCAGACCTCGTGCGCCGCCACCACCTAATACTACCGCGATTTTAGGCCGCTTAGAGTTCAATGCTAAAAAATCTTTCCATAATAAATCTCTTAATAAATTATCAGATTGAGCATAAAGGCAGGTAAAAGGTAAAAGGTAAAAGGTAAAAAGTAAAAGGTAAAATCTCAAACTGCGAAGAACAGGATACATTTTTTATTCAATAATTTTGCCGATACTGGTTTCTAAATTGATTTTTGCGATTATAACATCTTTCAATGCATCAATATATTCAAGTTGGATATTCATCGCTGTCTCTAACATTTCAATAAACTCAAGATATGTAAGTTCTTTTAATACCTCATCTGTTACAGTTGTAGCAAGTTGTTCTTTTTCGTTAGTTTTTTGTTCAAACTTTTTAACTGCAAACTCGTAATCAACAAAACATTTTCTTACCTCGGCCTGGATTGAGTCGGTAATACTTGCTCGGTTAATCTGTGTTTTTCTATATTGGTACTTTTTTTGTTTTATTCGGGCAAACTGACCAAAACCATCAAATATCGGTAGTGTAAAATTTATAGTTGCATTCCACGCTCTTTTTTCAAATGGCAACTGTCTATCTTCAAGTTGATAGTTGCCACCGAGTGTAATTATAGGATACCTGCCGGATAATGATAGGTTTACTGAAAGCGCATCCATCTGTTCCTGAAGTTGCGTTTTTTTAAGTTCAGGCCGATATTCAAGCGCCCAGGCAATGCATTTATTGAGGTCTACCACAGCCTTTTTGTGCTCTAACTCGCCTTTGATTGTGAATATCGTATTTAACTCTATCCCGATAGAATCAAGAAAATCAATTTCTGCCAGTTCCAGTTCTTTCTGGTTTTTGGTTTCTGCTGATTTTATTTTTTCAATTTTTTTTTCAGATATAAATCTGTCTTTAGGGTTTAAAGACTCATTTTTTCTATTTGATATTTTTTCAATAGTTGCTTTATAAATCTCAACTTTTTTCTGGATTGATAGAAGTGTATAGAAATTTTTTTTAGCCGATGAGCCTGTTTTGTTTTTGATTACCTCGTAATCACTTTCAGCCGATTTCAATTCTGTTTCTGCAAACTTCTTTGTAGCAGAAATTTTGGCACCACTCCATAATATCTGATAGAGCGAAATTTTGGCTGTATAATAATCTTCAATGTTATCAACCAGTGGCTCAATTTTTTGTGGCAGGATAGTGTTGCCCAAAATAGGCGAAATCAACAGCGGGCTTTCGGCTTTGAATTTGGAATAGTTGGCGTTGAACTCCAATTGCGGATACATTATTGACCGCGCTTCTTTCAGCCGTTGTCTGGCAATCTCTATATCCTGTCGGGCGGATAGAAGTTGCTGGTTGTTTGAAATCGCAAGATTAACACTATCGTCAACTGTTAAAACTCTTTCTACAAGTTGCTGGGAATAGAGACAGGTAAAAGGTAAAAGGTAAAAGGTAAAAGGTAAAAGGTAAAAAAATTTTTTCATAATCTTTTAAGTTGCTGTTTTACAGATGATAGCGATGTGCCGCCGTAGGATTTTCTTTTTTCAACAGATTTCCTGAAGTTTAACATATCAAAAACTGACCTGTCAAATTTTTCAGAAAATTTTTTCCATTCTGTAATTGATAAGTCATCAAACTTTTTCTGGTTTTTTATACAATAATCCACAAGTTTAGCAACAATACTATGCGATGTTCTAAACGGAAGCCCTTTGCAAACAAGATAATCAGCAATATCAGTCGCAAGAATAAAGCCATTCTTACAGGCAGAAAGCATTCTGTCAGGGTTAAGTTTCATTTCTGAAACCATTCCCGCACAAATATCAAGTATATTTTCTATTGTCTCAGCAGACGAAAAAAGCGGTTCCTTATCTTCCTGCATATCCCTGTTGTAAGATAACGGAAGCCCTTTCATAACGGTTAAAAACGAAATTAAATTACCGTAAATTCTGCCTGTTTTTGCTCTCACAAGTTCTGCAAAATCCGGGTTTTGTTTCTGCGGCATCACAGATGAACCTGTTGTAAATTTTGCTGAAAGTTTTATAAATCCAAACTGCTGTGAAGACCATATAACAATTTCTTCAGCAAGCCGTGAGCAATGCATTGACACTACTGCGCAATCAAACAAAAACTCAATTATGAAATCTCTATCAGCAACGGCATCCACAGAGTTTTCTGAAATTTTTGAGAATCCTAACTGGCTGGCAACAAAATTTCTGTCAATATTGAACTCTGTTCCTGCAAACGCTGCAGAACCTAACGGACAGATATCAATCCTTTTATAGCAGTCATAAAACCGTTCTTTATCCCGTTTTAACATCCACACATATGCGAGAAACCAGTGACTGAATAATACCGCCTGTGCATTTTGCAGATGTGTAAATCCGGGCATAATTATATTTAAATTTTTTTGAGCAATTTTTTTGAGCATACTGATTGCCTTATCTATTTTTTCAATAATTATCTTTATCTCGTCTTTCAAATAAAGCCGTTCATCAAGCGCCACCTGGTCATTTCTGCTTCTTGCAGTATGCATTTTGCCAGCAACATTACCGATTCTTTTTTTGAGTTCTACCTCTATTGAAGTATGAATATCTTCATCAGTAAATCTTAATTTACCAGCATTGAAATCTTTCAAGATTGAGTTAAGCCCGTTGATAATTTTTGTGGCTTCTTTTTGTGTAACAATTTTGCATTTAGCAAGCATTTTTACATGCGCAATGCTCCCTAAAATATCATACTTCGCAAGTTTTACATCGTAAGAAATTGATGAGACAAACTTTTTTAGTTCCATAATACCTGTTAACAGCAAATTCCAAATTCTAAATTCCAAGTTGACCCGAACAAGTTCGCAACTCCAGTAGCCTACCCCTTAAGGGGTAGGCTACATTGGAATCCTCAACTTGTTGAGGACAGCTTTTTTATTTTCCATTTCTCAAAATCGCTTCAACTTTCTGCGATAGTCCGAACAGATTTATAAAGCCCTCCGCATCTTTCTGGTTGTAGATATTTTTTTCTCCCCCCCCTTCAAATGTAGACAGTTTTTCCCAGTAAAGTGATTTTGGCGAACTTCTTCCTAAAACAATGCAATTACCTTTGTAAAGTTTCAATTTTACAGAGCCACAAACATTTTTTTGTGTTTCGTTTATAAATCCGTCTATTGATTCCTTTAACCGCGAATGCCACAAGCCATAATAAATCAGTTCTGAATATCTTTGTGCCAGAATCTCTTTGAAATGCGAGGTTTCTCTATCCAACACCAGCGATTCAATTTCTTTATGCACAGTATACAAAATAACCGCCGCAGGACATTCATAAACACCTCGGGACTTCATACCAACCAGCCGGTTTTCAACGAGATCACATCTGCCAATACCATTTTTGCCACCGAGTTCATTTAACTTTTTGATTATTTTAACAGAGTCGTATTTTTGGTTGTTGATCTTTACCGGGACACCTTTTTCAAAATAGATATCTATGATTGTCGGTTTATTGGGTGCCCGTTCGGGTGAAACGGTCATTTGGAACATCCCCCCCTTTTTATCATCGGGTGCGTTTGCTGGATTTTCCAAAATACCACCTTCATATGAAATATGCCATAGATTCGCATCGGATGAATACGGCTTCTCTGCAGTAACTGATACTGGTATCTTATGTTTTTTAGCGTATTGTAATTCATCCTGTCTTGATTTTAATTCCCACTCCCGCCATGGGGCAATAATTTTTATAGACGGCAGCAACGCTTTGAATGTAAGTTCAAACCTTACCTGGTCGTTACCTTTACCTGTTGCACCGTGTGAAACTGCATCCGCCTTTTCTTTTTTTGCAATTTCTATAACCTTTTCAGCAATTAACGGTCTGGCAAGTGCTGTTGCTAAATAATACTTTCCTTCGTAAATCGCATTTGCTTTTAATGCCTGGAATATATACTTTTCTACAAATTCTTTTTTTGCGTCTATAATATATGCTTTTACAGCACCTGTTTGCAGCGCTTTTTTGTAAATTTTTGATAAATCCTCGTCGGGCTGACCTACATCAACAATACAGGCAACCACATCAGCATGATAATTTTCGTTCAGCCATTTTATCATCACCGAAGTATCTAACCCACCTGAATATGCAAGAACAATTTTCATAAAATCTCCATAAAAATAGTATTTTTTTAAAAATTTACCTATACACTTCTTTGCGATGCTTAATTCTGTAAACAAATATACTCTTGGCAGTATCATCAATTCTGTAACAGCATCTGTAATTGCCGAACCGTATCCGATAAGCATCTTGCTGAGATAAAAGTTTATTGCAACCCCGTGGTCTAGAATCAGATTTTAATACAAGTAAACCTGCTTTTATTTTGGCGAGCGTTTTTTTATCTTTTATGTCGTCTAAATCCCGTTGTGCTGAAGGCAGAAGTAATACTTTATACTCCTCTTTTTGCAAAATAATCCTCCAACGGTGTAGCAGCAGATTCTTCAAATCGCAATTTCATCATATCCGCTGAATCTTCCAATAACTCTTCTCGTTCAATTTTTTCTTTAATAGCATGGCTAATAAACACCCCTATTTTAATGCCTTTTTCTTTACAGTACTTTCTTATTTCAGTGATTGTATCCTGAGGTAATTTTGCAGCAAAGGATATAACTCTACTCATTTTTCCCCCTTGTTAGAGAAAAGTTTACTTTCTATTATTAGTATATAGAATATTTTACTTTTTGTCAATAGTTTTTTTGTTTTGTAAATTTTTTTATATTTAAGGTAAGGACATTAGGCAGGTTTTACCGTCTCGGAATTGGCTTTACCACTGAATACTCTGAAGTCACTGAACATACTTTTTTTCTCGCTATCTTCTGTGTCCTCTGGGGTTTCTTTCGTTTAGCCTGGAAGCCTCAGTTGAAAGTTTTCTACCGTCTAAATGCATCTAACTTTTTTGTTCGTGGTAGCCGATGCTTCAGTGCCACCGATACTGAAGCCCACAAGGGGCTGAAGTATCGGCTACAAAAGGCACTTCAGCGTCGGCTACCGATTACAATTGAGTAATTCAGGTTCAATAATTTTTTTTAGTACTTTCTGGGCTTTAAGGAGTGCTTCGGCGAGTGGTGAACGGATAACTGCCTGAACAGATGCACCAGCACGCTGACAGGATTTTTCGGTAAATTGAGTAACAATTTTGTTATGAATAATTTTTAGCGGTATTCTTTCCTTGATTCTCGGTAGATAAACAATCCTATCCGGATTCAGCTTGTTTTTTCGTGGAATACCTGTAATCCGCTGAGCATAATAACTGATATCCGGATGGTTTTTGCCGATAATTTTTTCAGCATACTCAACCGCTTGGGCATTTTCAATATACTCCAACTCTGATAGATACGCTGCATCACCGCATTTTATCTCATCGTTGGCTGATTCAATATTTTTGTAATGGACCGGTTCTATATCTGACAATTGAAACTCGCATTTATCAACAATCTCCTGGCTATTATCTAAAAATTGTTGTGGCATCCCGGCATCCAGCATTTCTTTTTCTGATTTCAACCAGTAATGATGCGAATCAATTTTGAACGATGAAATTTTATCAAATCTGGTTTTTATAACTAAATCGTGTGAAAGCCAATCATCAATCTCTAAATAATGCACATCATTTGTAGCAACGGGCTTGACATCGTATTTTTTAGCAAGTTCTAAAAGCGCTTTGTTTGATATTTCCTCGTCGGTAATCCCGTGTTTCCCAATCTCAACATAAAAATTTGTTTGAAATATATTTTTGTATCTTAAAAAAATTTTTTCGGCTTCCGGAAAACCACTCTTTATGTAGACCTGTGATATCTGGTTAAAAAAACAACTTGTTGTCGCAATCAAGCCATCAGAATATTTTTCCAGCAGTTGCCAGTCAACAAGCCCGCGTTTCTCATAATAGTTATTCTCAAGCCAGCTATCTGAAACAAGTGATACAAGATTCTTATAACCGATAGGATTTTTAGCGAGTAATAGCAGGTGGTATCTGCTTTTATCCTTTTTGTAAATTGATTTTTTAGCATCATCAACAAAATATACTTCAACTCCAAAAATCGGTTTTATGCCATATTTTTTACAAATATCCGAAAACTCATACATAAACGGCATCTCGCCATGCTCGGTTATTGCAATTGCGTTCTGTCCAAGTGTTTTTGCTTTTTTTATACCTTCTTCAAGTTGAAGTGCACTATCAGAAAACGAGCCAATAAAATGGTTATGCAGATGTGAAAACATTATTTCTCAGGCAGATTAAATAAATCAATTTTTAGGTTCTGGTTAAAATACAACTTTTTAAGCAACAAGTTAGTTTTTACATTAAGCGTGGGATTACTAAAATCAAGCCGATGCGGAAAAATTATTCTGCCGGCTGGTTTATAGTCGGCAAATTGTATCACAGAACCGTTGTCAAACTCCAGTTCGGTAATTGTATGCGATTTCTTGTCAATTTTTAAGTTGACAGTACTATTTTTAAAACTATAAAGATTTTTTTCTTCATTCACAAAATTCAGTTCATCAAAACATTCGGTATCAAAAATCTTGAAAATATCTCTAACCCAGCAAAAGTCGCTAGTTAAGTCATACATTGTTTGAGATGGTGTAATATACACGATTGTCCCCTGTCGTAATAGAATAAGCCCTTGCGGGACTGAAAACAGCCCTAAAATTTCTACTCTGAGTTGTTTAGGTTTCTTGAAGAAAAACGGGCCATTGATACTGTAGGATTTGTTTTTATAGTTAGTTGTGGCTTTTACAAAGCCGGCAATATCTTGCAGGTTTTTGAAACATTTTAACGCACGATTTTTTACCATTTCCGACGACCATTCCAGATTTTTTTTATATTTTCTTATTTTGTTTTCTATCAGTTTATTTCTTTCTAACTCTAATAACAATGCGGTTTCCCAGTTGTCAACCGCATTCTGAACATCGCCAACAGATAAGTAGCAATCGCCGAGATGGTCAAAAATTATAGGGTCATCCAATTTCTCAGATGCTTTTTTTAACAATTTTAATGCCTCGTCATATTCTGCCCGACGATAATACACCCAGCCAAGCGAATCAATATATGCGGGATTTTCAGGTTCTAACTCTAACGCTTGTTTAATAAACTGTTCTGCTTCTACAAGTTTTACATTCTTATCCGCCCAGGTATAGCCAAGATAATTATACGCCTGCGAAGTGGTTGTATCTATTTCTATAACCTTAAAAAACGATTGCTCTGCCAAAGCCCATTTTTTCAGTTTATCATAAACCACACCGAGTTCAAAATGATATTTAGCATTTTGTGGCTCCATTTTGAGTGCTTTGTTAAGATATTTTTCTGCTTTCTTGTAGTTATTCAGAACCTCGTAATTCATCGCCAGAAAAAAATATACATCCGGATTTTCAGAACCTAACCTGATTGCTTGTTCAAACGATTTTACTGCCTGTTTGGTATTTTCTAAAATTGTAAAAATATAGCCCTTCTGTATGTATGGTTCAGGCAATTTTTTGTTTAGATGAATTGAATGGTCAAAATATTTTAGTGCCTCATCATATTTTTTTTCATCAAGCGCAATCAAGCCAAGATAGTAATCAACCCAGTGATTTGTTGGAATAGTTTCTTTTATTTTTAACAGATATTTTTTAGCAGTTAATAAATCCTTATTAAGAATTGAAAGCCCGGCAATTTTTAGCATAGGTTCGGTATCTTCAGGAAAGATATTAAGTAATTTCTCGTATAATTCAATTGCTTTTTTGTAGTCCTTTTTTTCTTCGTAAATCCCAGCAAGCGCAACCAATGGAACAATAGAATTGGAGTCCATCTCATATGCTTTTTTAAGATACGATTCGGCTTCAACGGGCTTATTAAGTTTGTGATACAGAATTCCGATACTTACATAGATTTCTGGTGATTCCGGCTGTAACTGAAGATATTTTTCAAAATATGTAATTGCTTTTTCGTAATTTTTAATTTCAGCATATAGAACAGCCAGGTTATAAAGTGCTTTTTCATTTGCTGGTTCTGTTGACAAAATTTTTTCATATGCAGAGATAGCATCTTCAGGTTTTTTTTGATAAACCGATATTTCGGCAATAAGTTCAGTTGTTAATTTATCTTCAGGCTGCTGTCTGGCTATTTCAGAAATCAGTTCAGATGCGGAGTTTATATCGCCTGTTAGAAAATAGAGGCTCAGCAGTTGTTTTTTGAGATATATTGAAGCAGAATCATACACTGCAGATTTTTTATACTCGTCTATCGCTTTTTTAGAATCACCCATCAGTTCTGCGATATTGCCTAAAATATAATGATAGTATGCATCGGATTGGGCAGAATGAAGACAGGTAAAAGGTAAAAGGTAAAAGGTAAAAGGTAAAAGGTAAAAATACTTTTTCATATGATTTTTGCCATAATTACTGCATCGTCGGTATTTGAATAGTATTTTTTACGAATACATATTTTTTTAAACCCGAAGTTTTTATAGAGTGTTATCGCAGGTAGATTGGTATCCCGGACCTCAAGATATATCTTCCCATTTTTTTTTATATTAAATGATTTTACAAAATCTATTACATATTTCAACATCGTTTTCCCAAAACCCTGGCGCCTATAATTTTTTGAGACGGTAAAATTTGTAAGATGTATTTCATCATCTATACACCAGAACACAACATAGCCGACAATTTTGGAAAAAAGTGTCACTACAAAAAAATATGAGAATTCAAGTTGCAGTTCTTTGTAAAACATTTTTGGTGTCCACGGGTCAGGATATGCTTCGTTTTCAATTTTTACTATTTCAGGTATATCGCCGGGAGCAGCAAATCTGATATTTAAACTATCTGTTAATTTTTTTTTGTTCATCAACATATGCATGTCTGATATACAATGGCAAAACGGTTTCATAGCCACCTGTTATATTTTCCTTCTTCTTGAATTTTTTATATGCTAAAAAGCCAACTGTAGAAGCCAATTGTTGGACACAAATAAAATTCGTTTCCATAAAATTTGTTTCTGTTGCGATTTTTTTTAGTATCTCAGGTTCTCCTGCGAGCACTGATTTTTTGCCAGCAAGTTTTTCCAAATTGCTTATTTTTACTATTTTGTATTCCGTTTCTCGCTTTAAGCCAGTATATTGGGCTGTATAGACCTCTTCACGAAACGCGTCAACTATCGGGAAAATGCGGCTTGTAAAATTTATTCCTTGTATTGCTGAATATACTAAACAATCCAAACTGGATATTCCAACAACTGGGATTTTTAAGAACTGCCCGAAAACACGAGCTAACGAAATACCTATTCTTATACCTGTAAAAGAACCAGGACCTGTATCAACTGCAACAGCATCAAACCGGTGTTTTTTTGTTATACCATTAATAATCTCAAAAATTTTAGATGACGATTTTTTTGGCAAAAAGATATTTTGCTCTGTAATTATCTCGGTATCACAAACCAGCGCAGCACCACAGGTATTACCCGATGTTTCAATTGCAAGTATTTTCACTCAGCTCTTTCTCCATTGTTTTTCACGCATCCTTCTCGTTTTATTTCAGGAAGGGGGCGGGGTTTATAAATTTTTCTGCTGAAAAATAAAATTGAAAATATGGAAACCAAAATTCCGATTGTAAAAGATACTGGCATAAAAATAAAAACTATTTTTTTGGAGTTGGGGTTGACACTTACAGCACGGGTTAAAACATCTGTTTCTTTTATTCGTGCTGGTAAACCATCAACAAAAACTCGCCAGCCTGGATAGTTATAATCCGAAAGAATAATTGTGCCATCTTTATTTATATCTTTTTCTATTTCTATTTTACTATCTTGATATTGTAAAAACTGTAAAGGCAATTTTTTTTGTGTTTTTTTATCTACAAAAATAGCGTGTGAAATATAATCGTTATTGCAATAAATTTTCAATTCCGGTAGAAACAACGGTAAATAAATTTTTTCAACCAATACCAATCTTCTATCATTCAATACAGATGATGAGAAAATATATTTTACCGTTGATTTAGCAAGTTTTAAATACTCTGACTCGTTAACTGGTGCAAGTGGTGAATAAATATTTATAGAACTGATATTAAAAATTGTATTTATATTTGCTGGTAAATAGTTCAGATAACTTTTTTGCGATATATAATTGGTTTCCGGTTGTGTAGATAGAATATAGTTTCTAATCCACGCTTTCTTGCTATCATCTATCACTAAAACTTTTGGATTTTCTTTATCGTTTCTTAAGAACTTGACTGAAGCAGGTGGTAAAAAATAGTTCAGATTCAATACCTTATTAAAATCAAAACCAAAGTTTATCAGTTCTAAAAGAATGATTGAAAAAACTATTATTTTAAATCTTTTTAGTGTCTGAAATCCGGATGCTGAAACTATAGCAAGCGAAAATGCGACAAAAACCAGAAAACGCTGTGGTAAACGAAAAAAATTGAAGCAGGGTATATACGAAACCAATTTGGAAATTAACGGGAATACAAGTAAAAAGAGAATTATACCGATAACAATTCCATAAAAAAATTTGACAAATTTTTCTTTTTTATTTTTTATAAATCCGATAATCACCAGCAAAAGTGTCATAATTCCGACAAACGCACAATTCTCATATAAAATGCTATGATAATATCTGTAAGTACCTCGTACAGGATTACCAAATATATAAGGATAAATAAATAACAAAAGGTCTTTTACATAATAGCCCCAAGAAAACATATCCGCAGATACAACACCTTTAGTCCGTATAGAGTGTGGAATAAGTTCAATCGTAGGCAAAACCTGGCAAAACGCAATCTCAATTGCAAAAACAGCCGATAATAGAAAATTAAGTATATCTTTAATTTTTCTTGTATTAAATAACAACCAGAAAAATAAAACTATTCCGGTATAATACCCAATTTGTGGGAAACCTGATAACAATTGTAACGCAAAAATGGCAGACAAGAGTAGATACTTTTTTCTTATGATAAATAGAAACCCTAATGGAATCCATATACATGAATTTAATAAATTCATATGTTCAGCATGGCAGGCAAAAAAACCTGAAAGGCAGAAAATAACTGCCGCTAAAACTGCGGATATTTTTTTAAGTTTTACTTCTTTTACAAAAAGGTACATAAAAAATCCTGCAAAAAAAATATGCAAAACATATACATAATTATACGCAATCCACTGCGGAAAAATCGCAAAAAGAATATTTAGTGGATAAAGAAAGCCACCCTGCCCTTCCGCATGAATAGGAAAACCTAAAAATATATTATTATTCCACAGTGGAAATTCACCTGTATACAGAGAATTACCAAAGAAAAAACGTGCAGGGAAATACATCTTTGTAATATCATTGACACCAGCTTGCTGGGCTGAAAATAGTCCGAACATTAAAATTGTTTTGAAATGCAAAACAAAAATTAAAAATAAC belongs to Elusimicrobiota bacterium and includes:
- a CDS encoding tetratricopeptide repeat protein — encoded protein: MKKYYSNRWIDGKMARWLGNRFSFLSFHLSIFPSLYLSIFLSFYLSIFLYAESKKEKIRFYISKGDEYLMRGEYSYAITFYTDAKKIKKKNPVVLLKLGEAYRGADMHNEAIFEYNKALKYGSKDIRIYLGLGAVYYKKLLYEKAEEYYKKVLQLDNSSIEALNGLAVIYKNTGRDNEAIDLYKRALALCPTDSIKNSILQLNVLTGKYAESEPFFTTSFDSRILEGYINMKKNPDIAISNFTAVNAHFLVALTYLKKNNIAEAKKNLAVLLNTEENTLSKKLAIALQKYIE
- a CDS encoding patatin-like phospholipase family protein, which encodes MYPVLRSLRFYLLLFTFYLLPFTCLYAQSDNLLRDLLWKDFLALNSKRPKIAVVLGGGGARGLSHIGVLKVLQENNIPTDIIVGTSAGALVGGLYATGMAITDIERIGTDIGWNKISNLSATKLLTLITAESLLSTEKLEKYLEKHIRQKRFDELKISFACIACDIKTGERIVFKEGEAAFAMRASAIIPGLFKPVEYRHRLLVDGGLVDNLPIDIAKVMAADFVIAVWPQVDYSLFNIDNVMKTLIQAINIQAGFLVSNQIKNADFVIIPNIKNVSMIELDRSAECIEAGLVATRSKANAIKDKILEKFIDKIVFLK
- a CDS encoding TolC family protein translates to MKKFFYLLPFTFYLLPFTCLYSQQLVERVLTVDDSVNLAISNNQQLLSARQDIEIARQRLKEARSIMYPQLEFNANYSKFKAESPLLISPILGNTILPQKIEPLVDNIEDYYTAKISLYQILWSGAKISATKKFAETELKSAESDYEVIKNKTGSSAKKNFYTLLSIQKKVEIYKATIEKISNRKNESLNPKDRFISEKKIEKIKSAETKNQKELELAEIDFLDSIGIELNTIFTIKGELEHKKAVVDLNKCIAWALEYRPELKKTQLQEQMDALSVNLSLSGRYPIITLGGNYQLEDRQLPFEKRAWNATINFTLPIFDGFGQFARIKQKKYQYRKTQINRASITDSIQAEVRKCFVDYEFAVKKFEQKTNEKEQLATTVTDEVLKELTYLEFIEMLETAMNIQLEYIDALKDVIIAKINLETSIGKIIE
- the argH gene encoding argininosuccinate lyase, translating into MELKKFVSSISYDVKLAKYDILGSIAHVKMLAKCKIVTQKEATKIINGLNSILKDFNAGKLRFTDEDIHTSIEVELKKRIGNVAGKMHTARSRNDQVALDERLYLKDEIKIIIEKIDKAISMLKKIAQKNLNIIMPGFTHLQNAQAVLFSHWFLAYVWMLKRDKERFYDCYKRIDICPLGSAAFAGTEFNIDRNFVASQLGFSKISENSVDAVADRDFIIEFLFDCAVVSMHCSRLAEEIVIWSSQQFGFIKLSAKFTTGSSVMPQKQNPDFAELVRAKTGRIYGNLISFLTVMKGLPLSYNRDMQEDKEPLFSSAETIENILDICAGMVSEMKLNPDRMLSACKNGFILATDIADYLVCKGLPFRTSHSIVAKLVDYCIKNQKKFDDLSITEWKKFSEKFDRSVFDMLNFRKSVEKRKSYGGTSLSSVKQQLKRL
- a CDS encoding argininosuccinate synthase; the encoded protein is MKIVLAYSGGLDTSVMIKWLNENYHADVVACIVDVGQPDEDLSKIYKKALQTGAVKAYIIDAKKEFVEKYIFQALKANAIYEGKYYLATALARPLIAEKVIEIAKKEKADAVSHGATGKGNDQVRFELTFKALLPSIKIIAPWREWELKSRQDELQYAKKHKIPVSVTAEKPYSSDANLWHISYEGGILENPANAPDDKKGGMFQMTVSPERAPNKPTIIDIYFEKGVPVKINNQKYDSVKIIKKLNELGGKNGIGRCDLVENRLVGMKSRGVYECPAAVILYTVHKEIESLVLDRETSHFKEILAQRYSELIYYGLWHSRLKESIDGFINETQKNVCGSVKLKLYKGNCIVLGRSSPKSLYWEKLSTFEGGGEKNIYNQKDAEGFINLFGLSQKVEAILRNGK
- a CDS encoding type II toxin-antitoxin system RelE/ParE family toxin — encoded protein: MQKEEYKVLLLPSAQRDLDDIKDKKTLAKIKAGLLVLKSDSRPRGCNKLLSQQDAYRIRFGNYRCCYRIDDTAKSIFVYRIKHRKEVYR
- a CDS encoding PHP domain-containing protein encodes the protein MFSHLHNHFIGSFSDSALQLEEGIKKAKTLGQNAIAITEHGEMPFMYEFSDICKKYGIKPIFGVEVYFVDDAKKSIYKKDKSRYHLLLLAKNPIGYKNLVSLVSDSWLENNYYEKRGLVDWQLLEKYSDGLIATTSCFFNQISQVYIKSGFPEAEKIFLRYKNIFQTNFYVEIGKHGITDEEISNKALLELAKKYDVKPVATNDVHYLEIDDWLSHDLVIKTRFDKISSFKIDSHHYWLKSEKEMLDAGMPQQFLDNSQEIVDKCEFQLSDIEPVHYKNIESANDEIKCGDAAYLSELEYIENAQAVEYAEKIIGKNHPDISYYAQRITGIPRKNKLNPDRIVYLPRIKERIPLKIIHNKIVTQFTEKSCQRAGASVQAVIRSPLAEALLKAQKVLKKIIEPELLNCNR